Proteins encoded within one genomic window of Brassica rapa cultivar Chiifu-401-42 chromosome A09, CAAS_Brap_v3.01, whole genome shotgun sequence:
- the LOC103837487 gene encoding 65-kDa microtubule-associated protein 9 translates to MSKTQIESFSASLLQELEIIWDEVGETKTEREKILNEIEDECRNIYIGKIEKVKEERSRLRQDIVDSEARVIDICSVMEEPSGPGRQQQSDQCGRNLKEELGKILLKLEDMEKRKSERKNQFIQVIEDIKSVRDEINGESDETCSSDFPVDESDLSLRKLEELHRELYTLQEQKRNRMKQIQDHLRTLESLCSVLGLNFRETVTKIHPSLVESEGSRSISNTTLDKLASSVNQWHETKIQRMQELQDLVTTMLGFWNLMDTPAEEQQKFMSISCNIAATASEITKPNSLSTDLLEEVKAEVCRLEELKWSKMKELVLKKRSELEEICKRTHIVLEEQDIAVENVIKAIESGDVNPENILEHIEYRAGKVKEEALSRKEILEKTEKWLNACEEETWLEEYNQDENRYNAGKGSHLILKRAEKARALVNKLPAMAEALVSKITTWESETEAEFLFDGNRLLSMLEEYTELKEEKEQERRRRRELKKLQGQVTPEQDKGTPTKHQSAKKSLKVSTNKRFGSSPQTPRSDSPHSAKSFTSQSRHA, encoded by the exons ATGTCCAAAACTCAAATCGAATCATTTTCTGCATCTCTTCTGCAAGAACTTGAG ATTATATGGGACGAGGTTGGAGAAACCAAAACCGAAAGAGAAAAGATTTTGAATGAGATTGAAGACGAATGCAGAAACATTTATATTGGTAAAATCGAAAAGGTTAAAGAGGAGAGGAGTCGGCTAAGACAAGACATTGTTGACTCAGAAGCAAGAGTGATTGATATATGTTCTGTAATGGAAGAGCCATCAGGTCCTGGAAGACAACAACAATCTGATCAATGTGGAAGAAATTTGAAAGAAGAGTTAGGAAAGATTCTTCTGAAACTTGAAGATATGGAAAAGAGAAAATCAGAGAGGAAAAATCAGTTTATTCAAGTGATCGAAGATATAAAAAGTGTAAGAGATGAGATTAATGGTGAATCTGATGAGACTTGTTCATCTGATTTTCCGGTTGATGAATCCGATTTATCTCTTAGAAAGCTTGAAGAGTTACATAGAGAGCTTTACACACTTCAAGAACAGAAG AGGAACCGGATGAAACAGATTCAAGATCATCTAAGAACTCTGGAATCGCTTTGTTCGGTTCTTGGTTTGAATTTTCGAGAAACTGTTACCAAGATTCACCCAAGTTTAGTAGAATCTGAAGGGTCAAGAAGTATAAGTAATACAACACTTGACAAGTTAGCTTCATCAGTGAACCAATGGCACGAAACAAAGATACAAAGAATGCAAGAA CTTCAAGATCTTGTGACCACAATGCTTGGGTTTTGGAATTTAATGGATACACCAGCAGAAGAACAACAAAAGTTCATGAGTATTTCATGTAATATAGCTGCTACTGCTTCTGAAATAACTAAACCTAATAGTCTTTCCACAGATTTGCTTGAAGAG GTTAAAGCCGAGGTATGTCGGTTAGAGGAGTTAAAATGGAGCAAAATGAAAGAACTTGTTTTAAAGAAGAGGTCAGAGCTTGAAGAGATATGCAAAAGAACACACATTGTTCTTGAAGAGCAAGATATTGCGGTGGAGAATGTAATTAAAGCCATTGAATCAGGAGACGTGAACCCTGAAAATATACTAGAACATATCGAGTATCGAGCTGGGAAAGTGAAAGAGGAAGCTTTAAGCAGAAAAGAGATTCTtgaaaaaactgaaaaatgGTTGAATGCTTGTGAGGAAGAGACTTGGCTTGAAGAGTATAATCAG GATGAAAACCGGTACAATGCTGGAAAAGGATCTCACCTAATACTCAAACGTGCAGAGAAAGCTAGAGCACTCGTTAATAAACTTCCAG CTATGGCTGAAGCATTAGTTTCCAAGATTACAACATGGGAATCAGAGACAGAAGCTGAGTTTCTATTTGATGGT AATCGTCTACTTTCAATGTTAGAAGAGTATAcagaactcaaagaagagaaagaacaaGAACGTCGCAGGAGAAGA GAACTGAAGAAACTTCAAGGTCAAGTTACACCAGAACAAGACAAAGGAACCCCTACTAAGCATCAAAGCGCGAAAAAGAGTCTTAAAGTATCAACTAACAAGAGATTTGGATCATCTCCTCAAACTCCTCGATCTGATTCTCCTCATTCAGCAAAATCTTTTACATCTCAATCACGCCATGCCTGA
- the LOC103837408 gene encoding AT-hook motif nuclear-localized protein 6 gives MEEKGGMSPSGVITVKGDETLAPRTEFQQNPSFLPSVRPTTVVPPLPPAPATVTPGSAAAAPPPSISSAGTDLTKKKRGRPRKYAPDGSLNPRASRPTLSPTPISSSIPFSGDYHHHSHWKRGKAHQQPVEFIKRSNKFEYESSPAPPPAGLSCYMGANFTTHQFTVNAGEDVTMKVMPYSQGSRAICILSATGTISNVTLRQPTTSGGTLTYEGRFEILSLSGSFMPTENCGTKGRSGGMSISLAGPNGKIIGGGLAGMLIAAGPVQVIMGSFIVMHQAEQTHKKKPRIMEACPPPPQPQQQPPTFTITTVNSTSPAVATVEEPKQQTYGGGGTMRPLSQMPSSFHNDSITTTYHGYGNMNTGATNYKEEDDYENGGDDDSGDTRSLSNSG, from the exons ATGGAGGAGAAAGGTGGAATGAGTCCAAGTGGGGTCATCACAGTTAAGGGAGATGAAACTTTGGCACCAAGAACAGAGTTTCAACAAAACCCTAGCTTTCTTCCATCTGTGAGACCCACGACGGTGGTACCTCCTCTCCCTCCGGCTCCAGCCACTGTGACTCCTGGCTCAGCCGCTGCAGCGCCTCCGCCATCAATCTCTAGCGCAGGGACAGATCtgacaaagaagaagagagggagGCCGAGAAAATACGCTCCAGATGGTAGTCTGAACCCTAGGGCTTCGAGACCAACTCTGTCTCCGACTCCAATCTCATCTTCCATTCCATTCTCTGGAGATTATCATCATCATTCTCATTGGAAACGAGGAAAGGCTCATCAGCAACCTGTTGAATTCATCAAGAGATCTAACAAGTTTGAGTATGAAAGCAGCCCAG CTCCTCCTCCTGCTGGGCTATCATGCTATATGGGTGCAAATTTTACAACACATCAGTTTACTGTCAATGCTGGTGAG GATGTAACGATGAAAGTTATGCCGTATTCACAAGGTTCTCGAGCTATATGCATTCTTTCTGCTACTGGTACCATCTCCAATGTCACACTTCGTCAACCTACCACTTCAGGAGGCACTCTTACATATGAG GGTCGATTTGAGATACTTTCTCTATCTGGTTCCTTTATGCCTACTGAAAACTGTGGAACCAAAGGTCGGTCCGGTGGTATGAGCATTTCTTTAGCCGGACCAAATGGTAAAATAATCGGCGGTGGCCTTGCTGGTATGCTCATAGCAGCTGGTCCTGTCCAG GTGATAATGGGAAGTTTCATTGTGATGCATCAAGCAGAACAAACACATAAGAAGAAGCCTCGAATCATGGAGGCTTGTCCTCCTCCACCACAACCACAACAACAACCTCCAACTTTCACTATCACCACTGTGAATTCCACTTCTCCTGCGGTGGCCACCGTAGAGGAGCCAAAACAACAAACCTACGGTGGTGGTGGTACAATGAGACCGTTGTCTCAAATGCCTTCTTCTTTCCACAACGATAGTATCACAACGACCTATCATGGATATGGGAATATGAACACTGGTGCTACTAAttataaagaagaagatgactaTGAAAATGGTGGGGATGATGATTCCGGCGATACTAGGAGCCTATCTAATAGTGGTTGA